One segment of Olsenella uli DSM 7084 DNA contains the following:
- the rplV gene encoding 50S ribosomal protein L22, translating into MAKNNAANEVSATAKYVRMAPRKVRMVVDTIRNKSVERALETLQFSSRAAAEPVAKVLRSAVANAENNNGLRSAGLVVKYAYVDEGPTLKRIRPRAKGSASRINKRTSHITVVVAPGKEA; encoded by the coding sequence ATGGCTAAGAACAACGCCGCAAACGAGGTCTCCGCCACCGCCAAGTACGTACGCATGGCTCCTCGCAAGGTCCGCATGGTGGTCGACACCATCCGCAACAAGTCCGTCGAGAGGGCGCTCGAGACCCTCCAGTTCTCGAGCCGCGCCGCAGCCGAGCCCGTCGCCAAGGTCCTCCGCTCGGCGGTGGCCAACGCCGAGAACAACAACGGCCTGCGCTCCGCCGGCCTCGTGGTCAAGTACGCCTACGTCGACGAGGGTCCCACGCTCAAGCGCATCCGTCCGCGCGCCAAGGGCTCCGCGTCGCGCATCAACAAGCGCACCAGCCACATCACCGTCGTCGTTGCACCTGGAAAGGAGGCGTAG
- the rpsS gene encoding 30S ribosomal protein S19 has translation MSRSLKKGPFVETRLLARVAAMNEAGKKDVVKTWSRASTIFPEMVGHTIAVHDGRKHVPVYITESMVGHKLGEFAPTRTFRGHKQA, from the coding sequence ATGAGCAGAAGTCTCAAGAAGGGCCCGTTTGTGGAGACTCGCCTCCTTGCGCGTGTCGCCGCGATGAACGAGGCCGGCAAGAAGGACGTCGTGAAGACCTGGTCGCGTGCGTCCACCATCTTCCCCGAGATGGTCGGTCACACGATCGCCGTCCACGACGGCCGCAAGCACGTCCCCGTGTACATCACCGAGTCCATGGTTGGTCACAAGCTGGGCGAGTTCGCGCCCACCCGCACCTTCCGCGGCCACAAGCAGGCATAG
- the rplB gene encoding 50S ribosomal protein L2, whose amino-acid sequence MAVKHLKPTSAGRRWQTVSDFSEITTDKPEKSLLEPLPKKAGRNNNGRITTRHQGGGNKRRYRRIDFKRRKDGVPAKVATIEYDPNRSARIALLHYVDGAKAYILCPEGLHVGDRVISGERDVDIKPGNAMPLSEIPVGTLIHAVEFQPGKGAAMARAAGTSIQLMGKDSGYAVLRMPSSELRRVLLTCRATIGEVGNADHANIVIGKAGRQRWRGVRPTVRGTVMNPVDHPHGGGEGKNHTSGRPSVTPWGKPTKGYKTRDPKKASNRLIIRRRKSK is encoded by the coding sequence ATGGCAGTCAAGCACCTCAAGCCCACGAGTGCCGGCAGGCGTTGGCAGACGGTCTCCGACTTCTCGGAGATCACTACCGACAAGCCCGAGAAGTCCCTCCTCGAGCCCCTGCCCAAGAAGGCCGGCCGTAACAACAACGGCCGCATCACCACCCGTCACCAGGGTGGCGGCAACAAGCGCAGGTACCGCAGGATCGACTTCAAGCGTCGCAAGGACGGCGTCCCGGCCAAGGTCGCCACGATCGAGTACGACCCCAACCGTTCCGCTCGCATCGCGCTGCTCCACTACGTCGACGGCGCCAAGGCCTACATCCTCTGCCCCGAGGGCCTGCACGTTGGCGACAGGGTCATCTCGGGCGAGAGGGACGTCGACATCAAGCCGGGCAACGCGATGCCGCTGTCCGAGATCCCCGTCGGCACCCTGATCCATGCCGTGGAGTTCCAGCCGGGCAAGGGCGCCGCGATGGCACGTGCCGCCGGCACCTCCATCCAGCTCATGGGCAAGGACAGTGGCTACGCCGTCCTGCGCATGCCCTCCTCCGAGCTTCGTCGCGTCCTGCTCACCTGCCGCGCCACCATCGGGGAGGTCGGCAACGCGGACCATGCCAACATCGTGATCGGCAAGGCCGGTCGTCAGCGCTGGCGCGGCGTGCGTCCCACCGTCCGTGGCACGGTCATGAACCCGGTCGACCACCCGCATGGCGGCGGCGAGGGCAAGAACCACACCTCCGGTCGTCCCTCCGTCACCCCTTGGGGCAAGCCGACCAAGGGCTACAAGACGCGCGATCCCAAGAAGGCGTCGAACCGTCTCATCATCCGTCGTCGCAAGTCCAAGTAG
- the rplW gene encoding 50S ribosomal protein L23, with protein MNSAYEVIIRPVVSERSFDLMADGKYTFEVARSAPKEEIAAAVEKIFNVHVLKVNTMWVKPKNKRVRYVTGKTRSWKKAVVTLAPGDQIEVFSGQQAAAEE; from the coding sequence ATGAACTCCGCCTACGAAGTCATCATCCGCCCGGTCGTCTCCGAGCGTTCCTTCGACCTCATGGCAGACGGCAAGTACACCTTCGAGGTCGCGCGCTCTGCGCCCAAGGAGGAGATCGCCGCCGCCGTCGAGAAGATCTTCAACGTTCACGTCCTCAAGGTGAACACCATGTGGGTCAAGCCCAAGAACAAGCGCGTCCGCTACGTCACCGGCAAGACCCGCAGCTGGAAGAAGGCCGTCGTCACCCTCGCCCCCGGCGACCAGATCGAGGTCTTCTCCGGCCAGCAGGCAGCTGCCGAGGAGTAG
- the rplD gene encoding 50S ribosomal protein L4 → MSKIEVKNVEGKAAGEVELSDSVFGITPNIPVMHQVVVAYEASMRQGTHSTKNRSSVSGGGAKPYRQKGTGRARQGTIRAPQWVGGGVVFGPTPRSHAKRVNNKEKKLAMRSALSGKLADSELILVDELYFKEPKTKLAVAALKALGIEGKRVTIVVADDDVITYLAFRNLPKVSIIAASEANTRNLVDNGALVMSTAVAKQLEEVLA, encoded by the coding sequence ATGTCCAAGATCGAAGTTAAGAACGTTGAAGGGAAGGCGGCCGGCGAGGTCGAGCTTTCCGACAGCGTCTTCGGCATCACGCCGAACATCCCGGTGATGCACCAGGTCGTCGTCGCCTACGAGGCGTCGATGCGCCAGGGCACCCACTCCACCAAGAACCGCTCCTCCGTCTCCGGCGGCGGCGCGAAGCCCTACCGCCAGAAGGGCACCGGCCGCGCCCGCCAGGGCACCATCCGTGCCCCGCAGTGGGTCGGCGGTGGCGTCGTCTTTGGCCCCACTCCGCGCAGCCATGCCAAGCGCGTCAACAACAAGGAGAAGAAGCTCGCCATGCGCTCCGCGCTTTCCGGCAAGCTTGCCGACTCCGAGCTCATCCTGGTCGACGAGCTCTACTTCAAGGAGCCCAAGACCAAGCTCGCCGTCGCGGCCCTCAAGGCCCTTGGCATCGAGGGCAAGCGCGTGACCATCGTCGTCGCCGACGATGACGTCATCACCTACCTCGCCTTCAGGAACCTCCCCAAGGTCAGCATCATTGCCGCCTCCGAGGCCAACACCCGCAACCTGGTCGACAACGGCGCCCTCGTCATGTCCACTGCGGTTGCCAAGCAGCTCGAGGAGGTGCTCGCATAA
- the rplC gene encoding 50S ribosomal protein L3, producing the protein MVSTILGRKIGMTQVWDEDDNVVPVTVIQAGPCTVSQVKTKATDGYDAVQIGFGDITAKHVNKPMAGHFAKAGVEPMRYLREVRVEDGEEHSCGDQVSVADFAEVKSVDVTGTSKGKGFQGTIKRWNFSRGPMTHGSRNQRKPGSIGQCAYPARVRKGLHMAGHMGDERVTVKNLKLVRVDVEQNLMLVKGAVPGGKNALVSIRMA; encoded by the coding sequence ATGGTCAGCACGATTCTTGGCCGCAAGATCGGGATGACGCAGGTGTGGGACGAAGACGACAACGTCGTTCCCGTCACCGTCATCCAGGCGGGCCCCTGCACCGTCTCGCAGGTGAAGACGAAGGCGACCGACGGCTACGATGCCGTCCAGATCGGCTTCGGGGACATCACTGCCAAGCACGTCAACAAGCCCATGGCGGGCCACTTCGCCAAGGCTGGCGTCGAGCCCATGCGCTACCTGCGCGAGGTCCGCGTCGAGGACGGCGAGGAGCACAGCTGCGGCGACCAGGTCAGTGTCGCGGACTTCGCAGAGGTCAAGTCCGTCGACGTCACCGGCACCTCCAAGGGCAAGGGCTTCCAGGGCACCATCAAGCGCTGGAACTTCTCCCGCGGCCCTATGACGCACGGCTCCCGCAACCAGCGCAAGCCCGGCTCTATCGGCCAGTGCGCCTACCCCGCGCGCGTCCGCAAGGGCCTGCACATGGCCGGCCACATGGGCGACGAGCGCGTCACCGTCAAGAACCTCAAGCTCGTCCGCGTCGACGTCGAGCAGAACCTCATGCTCGTCAAGGGCGCCGTCCCCGGTGGCAAGAACGCCCTCGTTTCGATCCGCATGGCCTAA
- the rpsJ gene encoding 30S ribosomal protein S10, which produces MSSQKIRIRLKGYDHEIVDQSSKLIVDTAQKTGARVSGPVPLPTERNLYTVIRSPHKDKDSREQFEMRTHKRLIDILDPSSSTVDSLMRLDLPAGVDIEIKL; this is translated from the coding sequence TTGTCCAGCCAGAAGATCAGGATCCGCCTCAAGGGCTACGATCACGAGATCGTCGACCAGTCCTCTAAGCTCATCGTCGACACCGCCCAGAAGACCGGCGCCCGCGTTTCCGGCCCCGTCCCCCTGCCCACCGAGCGCAACCTCTATACGGTCATCCGCTCTCCGCACAAGGACAAGGACTCGCGCGAGCAGTTCGAGATGCGCACCCACAAGCGCCTCATCGACATCCTCGACCCCAGCTCCTCGACCGTCGACTCGCTCATGCGCCTTGACCTGCCCGCGGGCGTCGACATCGAGATCAAGCTCTAG